In Scomber japonicus isolate fScoJap1 chromosome 19, fScoJap1.pri, whole genome shotgun sequence, a single genomic region encodes these proteins:
- the clic3 gene encoding chloride intracellular channel protein 3 isoform X1: MADAPKIELFVKASVDAESVGNCPFCQRLFMILWLKGANFTLTTVDMRRAPDVLKALAPGSQPPFLLFNDEVKTDTNKIEEFLEEKLAPPEYTKLCCRYKESNGAGEDIFRKFSGYIKNPNPGLNDMLEKKFLSTLVKLNMFLETPLPHELDQNPNITESSRLYLDGDTLTLADCNLLPKLNIVKVVCKQYRDFAIPPELKGLTRYLNNAYKQDEFRYTCPNDSEILIAYQSVAKYLNK; the protein is encoded by the exons atggcTGATGCCCCGAAGATTGAACTCTTTGTCAAG GCCAGTGTTGACGCTGAGAGTGTGGGGAACTGTCCTTTCTGTCAGAGACTCTTCATGATTCTTTGGTTAAAAGGAGCCAACTTTACCCTGACCACTGTGGATATGAGGAG GGCACCTGATGTGCTGAAGGCTTTGGCTCCAGGCTCTcagcctcccttcctcctcttcaatGATGAGgtcaaaacagacacaaacaagatTGAGGAGTTCCTGGAGGAGAAGTTAGCCCCACCAGA GTATACAAAATTGTGCTGTCGATACAAAGAGTCCAACGGGGCTGGAGAAGACATCTTCCGCAAATTCTCAGGATACATAAAGAACCCCAATCCTGGATTAAATGACA TGCTGGAGAAGAAATTTCTGTCAACTTTGGTGAAGCTGAACATGTTCCTGGAGACACCTCTCCCTCATGAGCTGGACCAGAACCCAAATATCACTGAATCCTCACGCCTCTACCTGGACGGTGACACCCTTACCTTGGCAGACTGCAACTTGCTTCCCAAACTCAACATTGTCAAA GTGGTGTGTAAGCAGTACCGTGACTTCGCCATCCCTCCAGAGCTGAAAGGTCTAACACGTTACTTGAATAACGCCTACAAACAAGACGAGTTTCGCTACACCTGCCCAAATGACTCAGAGATACTCATTGCCTACCAATCCGTGGCAAAGTACctgaacaaataa
- the clic3 gene encoding chloride intracellular channel protein 3 isoform X2, translated as MINQPVMSVFYQASVDAESVGNCPFCQRLFMILWLKGANFTLTTVDMRRAPDVLKALAPGSQPPFLLFNDEVKTDTNKIEEFLEEKLAPPEYTKLCCRYKESNGAGEDIFRKFSGYIKNPNPGLNDMLEKKFLSTLVKLNMFLETPLPHELDQNPNITESSRLYLDGDTLTLADCNLLPKLNIVKVVCKQYRDFAIPPELKGLTRYLNNAYKQDEFRYTCPNDSEILIAYQSVAKYLNK; from the exons atgataaaccaGCC AgtaatgtctgttttttatcAGGCCAGTGTTGACGCTGAGAGTGTGGGGAACTGTCCTTTCTGTCAGAGACTCTTCATGATTCTTTGGTTAAAAGGAGCCAACTTTACCCTGACCACTGTGGATATGAGGAG GGCACCTGATGTGCTGAAGGCTTTGGCTCCAGGCTCTcagcctcccttcctcctcttcaatGATGAGgtcaaaacagacacaaacaagatTGAGGAGTTCCTGGAGGAGAAGTTAGCCCCACCAGA GTATACAAAATTGTGCTGTCGATACAAAGAGTCCAACGGGGCTGGAGAAGACATCTTCCGCAAATTCTCAGGATACATAAAGAACCCCAATCCTGGATTAAATGACA TGCTGGAGAAGAAATTTCTGTCAACTTTGGTGAAGCTGAACATGTTCCTGGAGACACCTCTCCCTCATGAGCTGGACCAGAACCCAAATATCACTGAATCCTCACGCCTCTACCTGGACGGTGACACCCTTACCTTGGCAGACTGCAACTTGCTTCCCAAACTCAACATTGTCAAA GTGGTGTGTAAGCAGTACCGTGACTTCGCCATCCCTCCAGAGCTGAAAGGTCTAACACGTTACTTGAATAACGCCTACAAACAAGACGAGTTTCGCTACACCTGCCCAAATGACTCAGAGATACTCATTGCCTACCAATCCGTGGCAAAGTACctgaacaaataa
- the LOC128380576 gene encoding alpha-(1,3)-fucosyltransferase 7: protein MVGYNIKKTLRALMKKRCLLFFLSILPLCLFNGWPSGFQVMNQNVTILLWYWPFGRSLSLKDDVCWDLYSIPHCRLVDQRSLYPTADVVVFHNRELVTGNQKLPFDLPRPQGQRWVWMSLESPIHSGNLRQFANIFNLTMTYRRDADITIPYGEFLPKEAEGSLVDDIPLNKSSLVCWVVSNYKKRHKRTKVYNELKTIVPVMVYGRWTKTPLSSTALLPTISRCYFYLAFENSIAKDYITEKLWRNAYEGGAVPVVLGPPLNDYKGVSPPNSFIHVDEFASLKDLGKYLQQLIEDKKRYSEYFKWKKKWRVKLYTDWRERLCKICSQYRSLPTQKVYSDLEAWVHNKFNSCIAAV, encoded by the exons ATGGTG GGATATAACATTAAAAAGACTTTGCGCGCCTTAATGAAGAAGCGCtgccttctcttcttcctctctattTTACCACTGTGTCTTTTCAATGGATGGCCGAGTGGATTCCAAGTTATGAACCAAAACGTGACCATCCTGTTGTGGTACTGGCCCTTTGGCAGGTCATTGAGCCTGAAGGATGACGTGTGCTGGGACCTCTACAGCATCCCCCACTGCAGATTGGTGGACCAGCGCTCCTTGTACCCAACAGCTGATGTGGTGGTGTTCCACAACAGAGAACTGGTAACGGGGAACCAAAAGCTGCCCTTTGACCTTCCACGACCACAAGGCCAGAGGTGGGTCTGGATGTCCCTGGAGTCCCCTATTCACAGTGGAAACTTACGGCAGTTTGCAAACATCTTCAACCTCACCATGACCTACAGGAGGGATGCTGATATCACTATTCCCTACGGCGAGTTCCTACCAAAGGAGGCTGAAGGAAGTCTGGTGGATGACATTCCTCTGAATAAGAGCTCTCTGGTCTGTTGGGTGGTCAGCAACTATAAGAAAAGGCACAAGAGAACCAAAGTCTACAATGAGCTCAAGACAATAGTTCCTGTGATGGTTTATGGGCGCTGGACAAAGACACCGCTCTCCTCTACAGCCCTCCTACCTACAATCTCTCGCTGCTATTTCTATTTGGCATTTGAGAACTCGATTGCCAAAGACTACATCACAGAGAAGCTGTGGAGGAATGCTTACGAAGGCGGGGCAGTGCCTGTTGTCCTGGGACCCCCATTGAATGATTACAAAGGTGTGTCACCACCTAATTCTTTCATCCACGTTGATGAGTTTGCGTCATTAAAGGACTTAGGGAAGTATCTACAGCAGCTCATAGAGGACAAGAAACGCTACAGTGaatattttaaatggaaaaaaaagtggagaGTAAAACTTTACACTGACTGGAGGGAGAGATTGTGTAAGATATGCTCACAGTACAGAAGTTTACCCACACAGAAAGTTTACTCAGATCTAGAGGCTTGGGTTC